The Lineus longissimus chromosome 10, tnLinLong1.2, whole genome shotgun sequence genome segment acgaaAAAATCACGGACTTTGAAAAGTGAATCTGAGTCTGAAAATGAGGCACCACGAGTGAAAAAAATGAACGGACATCGTGAAAAGTCATCAGTAGCGGTTCAGGGTAGTTTTGATGATGTGATGAAGTCCGCTGGGTTCAAGGAGGCATTTTTAGAGGGTGCTGGCGTGTCCGAGGATGAGGAAATTGCAAACTCTGATCTTTCTGATGTCTCAGATTTGGTCTCCTACATTGATCAACATTGATCTGAGAGAATTTGGTGAGACATTTTGTGAAAAAGTTGACAATTTCAAGGAATAGTAGCGTACTTTACTGTCAGGCTGTCTCATGCCTATAGTGCACTCACATTTGAAGACAATGCTTTCTTCTGTTCATTTTCCAGCAGTAAATCAATTCTGCTCATCAAAGGATGATTATTTTCACACCTGTAAATCCAAAATGGTATGACCCAAGTCATATGATCATCATGCAAATTAGGCCATTCCATTGTGCTAATGAGGTAAAAACATCTTCCACTTGTTGTATCCATATGTGTCTTTTTGGCCAACTGTCAGTTTTGCCAACTTACTCTCTGATTGAatttttcagttttgtacaggCAACTTTCAAAAGTTGGTTGGTGTTCATCTTAATTGTAATTGGTAGTAATCAGACATTTTTATTTGATTGACAGTTCTTTATTTTTGAAGAGTAGATGTCTAAGTGTTCATTTTTGTATCTATATGTATAATACTGGTATCCTTTGGGTTTGTGAAACTACAGGGCTTACTTGAGAAAGTCATTTACCATTGGATGCATTCCCTTTGAGGTCACCAACATAATCCGTTCACGTCTTTCTCAAGCATCCTAAACATGTACAAATCCAGTGTTTACCTGGGATAATAATTGAATCTCTCGCATACTGTTGTAATTGGATGGAGGGTATAGTGATATTATCTACCTGGCGGACACCAAACCTACTTCATTTATTACTCTCTAATATGTTTACACTGACATCTATAATGAAGTTCACATACAAGTAGATTTACAATTGATACATATGAGATTTTGTTGTCGCAAAACATTGTTGTCGAAATTTTACATTTGTCAAAGTGAATTTTGTGTTCTAACGTTCAACTCTAAAATGGGAGAAGCTGGTCTGTTGCATCATGTGCATTTGATAGCCTCTGAAATATCATTTGGTCCTTCAGAAAGGCCAACCCCTTTAAACTTGGCTCTTGGAGAGTTTGGCATCTGATTCTCAATGGTTAGTTGTGGCGTGACGTACCTTACATCTCCGCCTAAACCTCATTTTAGACCTTTAGAGACGCCGACCAAACTTGGTTCTTAGTGAGTTGGGGGACTGATATTCCAGGGTTAGATGTGGTTGATGGTCCATCTTAACCTCATTGTTTGTCCTATGGAGAATCCAACCTCTTAAGGTTCACAGTATGTTTCGCGACTGGTTTTCAGAGAGTTTGGGGACTGATTCACCAGGATGATAGCTGTTACTTGAATTTGTCCTTAATGCTGTCTCTATCTTCGAATGGCTTACCTATGTACAATAATCTTACATCATATCATGGTTGTATTATAGTACAGTTATAGTGTTGAAGTCCCAGGTTATTGTAGGCTTATAATCATTTGTAAAGTATCCATGCCTGAGGTATTTAATAAGTTCTGGGGTTTGTCACATCAACCGCATGTTCCCAAGCTAGCTTTTAGATAGTTACCCCCAattatttgatatcaatcaGGTACTTGACAAATGAACCTCAAATAGATTATTGTAATATattaaaatgtaaaatgaagTAAAAATGAAGTCTTTTGATAAGAAAAGAATGATATTCTTCACTTGATCACATTTGCCCAAACAGCACTATCGGACTGTTTGATTGGGATGGGGAAACTTCTCCGCTGCAGGACGGATTCTAACCATGGATCACTTAGTGCACTCATCtggccatggccatgcagtGTCACAACCTCCTCTAACAAGGACTAAATAACCTGGTCAAAACTAGGTTGTTAGTGACCAAGGAAGATTGTCCAGCTGGTCAAGACagtgacaggttgtgacaatgtcttcgtGTCTGGCCCTGGAGGCTTTACATAACCTTttctgggacatcctgtatAACATGGCAGATTGTCCAATGACTCCAGTCAGCAGAGCTAGGttgtgatgatgtcttcatgCCAGGCCTTCCAGGCTCTACATTCACTTTTCTGAGAGGGATTGTTGAACCGGTCTGACagtgataggttgtgacaatacttTATGGCTTTAAGGCTCTACATCCTTTTCTCAGATATCCTGCATAGAAATCGAAGGAAGATTGTGCGACTGGTCAGACATGTCTATGtcagagacaggttgtgacaatatctttGCGTCTGGCCTTGAGCATGTAAGAGCTGTATAGCAAAAACGGTCAGACAGACTGGCTGTGACGATGTCTCCAAACCAGGCTCTTTGAAATGATGTCCTGGTGTCAAACCATGAGACACTacagatccttttctgagacatcctgtattgCAAGGAAAATTGTCAAACTGGTCAGACAGAGAtgggttgtgacgatgtctccatGCCAGGCCCTTTAGGCTCTAAATAACCGTTTCTGGCACCTCCTGTACAGCAAGAAAGGTTGTACATTTGGTCAGACAGATATATTGATAGATTTGAAATGATGTCCTCGTATCAAACCATGAGGTACTACAGATCCTttcctgagacatcctgtacgaACAAAGAAGATTGTCCAACTGGTCAGACAGAGAtgagttgtgacaatgtcttcgtGTGAGGCCATGAAGAGCTACAGGTCCTATTCTAGGACATCCTGTATAGCAGCAGGAAAAATGTCCATTGGTCAGCAAGTTGTGAAGACGTCGATATTTATGTCATGCGTCCTTGGCGTTGGCATGATGTCTTACACTGGCCTGGTTATATATTCGCCTCGGACAGCGCCGACTTCGATTTGTCGCTGGCGGTCGAAGTGTCTCCATCATCCAGCAAGACACCAGCCTGGACTAGACCTGCCTCCGACAGCAACAACATTCGAATACGACCGTGGGATCGAGATGTCGTCGAAGACAGCATACGGCGAGATTTTCTGGCGTCTTTATATGTACGTCCATGGCGTGGTTTTGGTGTCTCAGCGTCTCAGTAAGCGGTTAGTCTCCCTAAATTCGTCTCCGAAAAGCGTCGATTCAGAGAATGTGCGTCTATGGCAGTGGTACCATACCAACCACCGGCCTGGTTAAATTTGCCCCGAGTACAGCGTAACTGGTGGTCGTCTAGTGTCTCCAGCGTCCAGCAAAACACCGGCCTGGTAACCTGCCTCAGACAGAACGAAACATCATATACGTCCCGTCAGTGATGTTTCGAAGAAGACAGGACGGCAACGTTGTTCCAGAGGATGTACTTAGGGAAGTAAGTATTAAGTAGTTAAGTAAGATTTCATTACTAAATCAAAGCTTTGCTGAAagggtcaggaaaaaaattcgcagCCCTCGTGAAGAAAGCCTGTCTGATAGGCACTTTGTATCGGAGACCAGCCGAAGACAACGCACAGGGCATAGATACGGCCAGTAAGGAATTGGTTCTAAAGGTTTATCAATTAGATTTCCGCGGGCGCCGGgcgaaatgtccaatttacatgcgaTGTACATGTCATGTGAAAATGCATGATGCACAGCATTGCAGGATGAGTggtgaggaaggtgcatttggtgtcgtttggtaagtgcataaatctaacttttcgagagtgtcccccacgctgagagaccgaaggacaagagacaaagcctgatgatatggcaacttttattgggcaagtacATAACATATattacaaaacttagaattagtggccggcatgcggaatcagaaaaggctgaccgtAAATTGTTGCACGTGAAGATAGTGTAGTGTGTTAATCGAACCTGTTTGGAGTGATCCgcacacttattgaccgaaggacaagagacgaaggttatgatatgacaacatttatttggcaagtacatacatatgaataatgcaaaacttggaatacaataacacaacgttgatactgctgacgccgcttgagccgcttgagcaagcgtgtcaagggatcagatgttgggtcagtgcgcatgcggggcatgggatggagggttgtgcactgtgagtgtcgataaggaggggggggggcaaaggcaaatgacaatgacaatagcataataataatggaacaatgtacaagtcgtaagtaaccgtgaccgctttcaaggtggcaagaacggattgctgaccaaaacaatgacatattctgttaacaccaatggagcattctcttgtactgtattttagcccaaaccccccaatcaaaatggtgcagagactcgattgacgtttattgtcttcaagagaaaATTGATCTcgaaactgatatgggcctatagtataaataatatcctacctaaaatataggccttctgttaaaggcctgcaaaaaaagaaaaaaaacctacaaccaattcctcttgaaaacaaatatgtcaataaggctcatccatgcatcatttgagtaaaacaatgtagaaacacatttttgctgtgatcaagaaatagctccattgttgtaatgttgcacttattgtgctgtgaaatagctcagatacggtaaatggattgccacattgaaaacggaacaagaaatagcaatattctggatcagcgagtacatacatgaagtgctattgatttcaggaataagcacatattttcagggtcgaaaacaagtgagtgtcaacccattctgagccaacagcaggaattacaacaagaaaagggtcaattccgttgggaactgctgttccctgatcatggctcttgactactggcctggaatagaaagggaagatttagataccaagaaacattgaaatatacaatttaagaaagtgaagtatttgatcatttttcatgacgttttttttaaaaatcttcaaTTATAGCATATCAGAAATATGTCTATACACATGTCTATGCctgtgacagcctcattggcactaataagatgaatcaattaaattgaattgtcaggcaatggtggtcaacctgcctcgggattgtcccaatatcagtcacatgatgacggacctgaagcctcatttcatcaactgtagccagcttatcgagttttatctcatttacctcaattgtgttccacaaatctggcatcctgaatatttatctctcagaagtggcctcggtcgcgttggctcgattcttgggacgggacagcgaaaccacacgagatggagcaatccacctgaaaaaattggagacaattcgaatgctgcttcagtgaacaatgggcgatctgttcaggagacgtctttcaaatcgcccattgtttcataaacgagagctggacagacagttccagctcctcttcgcagatttccttcttcaaatgcatacatcgcgttttgtctcgaccacacttgcatagctatttactttaaggtcacgtgcaggtcttattggtaattgctggggtgaaacttggtactgcgggacagacttacatgtccacaaaacgcaatgtcactgctggactgatttacaagtccacaaaacgcagaatcggacatggacatcattaccccagcaagaacccaatgtaaccccacaaatagggccgtttataatgtttaagacatgtttatacaataacaatgctgaagctattgcctgcagtgaccttgctaatgatttttatgtgggaggggacagggaccgtgactattgataaagtcctcacgatattatattcgtcaacaatggggcacagactttcagatattttcgtgactgacctatattaccagtacagtccaatatatatttcttttttttgactgacctctattaccagtacagtccaatatcctTCTATTCTTTgtgaccgacctatattaccagtacagtccaatacatgtatatatttcatttttcgtgaccgacctatattaccagtacagtccaaaacatattctattcttcgtgactgacctatattaccagtacagtccaatatatattatatttttcgtgactgacctatattaccagtacagtccaaagatactatttagtctgtatattattctagggctggggtgggggatagggaaattctccagtgacaaactttttgattgtcattctggtaaaaaaaaaaacacgtccaaagaagtaatttattctcataacttttaacaatgctcgaaaaaaacttttaaaatgttcatgtggcgagttgccacatgtaccgactatacctgtggatctaaatatatatatcatcattgaaatcctcagagaaattaaaccaagacaaaaaagggttccatgcccttggtttccatgtaccgcgaacgatgctaacgataggatttagctgacaggatttggccacatgaacccctccggtccaaagacgcgggggtcgtcagatcaatttgaaaccgccatggacatcacttcttccccctcacaagtcggtcgcgatgacctccatgtgcaaaccattttggctgtggatgccctggtaacccatgtcgcctaaccagacatagcgcgctgcctgactagaagttaccgcctctgagacccagggttgagacactggggtctgcccctagctgacaggtggctggagatccatatcatagagcataccaaccgtacataaccggctggactggtacaccctatcaggctcagactccccaacggagtctattgagcgcagccgcagcgccagttaatatggatggatttacgtcgtcaaataactgtcgacctgatgagcattcgttcacggtacatagagtttatcggggttgggggcgaagagacaagaccaggaactcctatggggtcgcgggcgcaatgcaacccgaggaacgagatgcacccaaagtacaaactcgaaaataactggctcatccttcgccattaggtgtcaagtatgtaccacttatacagacaggcgtcattaacgttgggtaacacctcacaaggagcaataccaagcattttcaagacctcatatttagcgaaaaggtgtgacaacaatgataatatatcagatccaataccagtcccttgaccaaacccaaccatttcttgaagttcaaaggacgtcggggcttctgaaagaaaaaagaattggccatgacagctacggcagatagatcgaagtgatagatgggctaactgtctatctgaaaagggcgggcgagcgattaagcaggcgcatacagttagatattaaaatggtaacaaaatggccgaaatttatcttcgcacaacgtctttatacttgtataggagccataggtaaaactcaatggtgacgagattattactgctcccgaaagagattttaagtagcctaagtcttttgtttgctgctggctTGCTGCTGCTTCAGCAGCTTCCTAccgacggcacaaggatatctttgaaagccaccacgtaccgcagggccaatgcattggtgtcattaatcacatttatcatcttcgtgaccacgcgaaaacacacttaaagctgacatgcatgcataaaaacccaaacgacaaagatagaaaacacaaacgcccgaccaccaaaagacaaactgcacttgaaacatgatagacacccagcgacaggacacttgactgcacaaacacaagttcattcaCGAGACATTTCacagagaaataaaaaaatattcctcgagcggattcgaactcggaaccctcggcacttcatcctttccgtcttttctatTGGCCGtcagggtttttatgcatgcatgtcagatttaaagggacaacctgggcgtgggatttccctggccaggaggataatacctctgcttgtcaccatgcgccgccacttatctcaaataacgattttctccagtgtgcgaggcagttttggacatgacctgtgaaattGAGGCAGgcctaaagctctgtacacactgacaacattttgggaaacatgttggccaacatgttgtccaggtgcgatgttatcgaaaatgttggcagtgtgtacagttcggaaacatttggaaacattcgacaacaagttgcccaacatgttgtcgaatgttgtcatgtgtatacagggccaaattttcgataacatcgcacctggacaacatgttggccaacatgtttcccaaaatgttgtcagtgtgtacagagcttaaggttacacccagtttGTGTGCACTGTTTATGTATTTCAATTGtcctgtttggactgagaagtcacggttcgactggaagccatttttgtaggaaaaaccaccatatctcatgccacagttgtccatttaataccactgaatacaagagggggtaggcatatcactaaaccatggtcatttcataacacaagcctgggaacaactggcagggtttatCAAATCTCTGGGATGCTGATCTCCGATTGATCCTCGATCGTCGcacagttggcagcacagaggtgaaatgagacgattggtaatttctgccatgtaaatgtctctgaactacttcgattgtatgccttatctttctgatccggtcaaggtcctcatcatacatatcacatgtcacagtatcaagggctgattggttcagagatagaatgtgctatgagcacgtgacacattgcgccaagcacgtggcgtgtgacgtcataaaacatggcagacatgaccagatcgtctcattttctagctgccagaacgatatagtaccatagatagggtatgggctaacagtgtcctcctttcaaaggtcagctgagccgagtgtggaaatattcagaacagcagtggcggatttaggggtccggcatgagtcatccctctttgatattttaattcacctctcctcaagaaccctccccctcattttcaggattgcaccttcggctctatcatgagttctcattggtgggacagcgccccccccccccgcttctttcccaaatttctggatccgccactgctgcagagatgagaagtttcaaaagaatacatgtatgtgcgatcaaggaagtttcgatagagaaaaacaactcaccatggtggtgttcacgtcgtatcttgtgataaaccggttgggcagcattgggtgtgctggacaggacaacgtgtctggcgtctgcaagaaatgaaaatgaaaagataagataagattgtacattgtatcagacaatagtcgcaaaatttggggagaaaaagttgtggagaaatcaggctgaactcaccaatgttgaaccagtgcttcgacttgacgtcgacacaactgaacgcttgtgttcccaaaaccggtctgtcatactgggagcacagccaaattcaacgccccgtattgagtacgttacgtcagagaggttaccaaaccactcatctattcaaattgtgattttcaatcaaattcattgacccatacacgaaaatgctcacggtataaagctgattggtcaaatactgaggtcacggtcggatgaacaggagtcggacaacaagtgacataacttcgcggaaacttggcttttgtggtatatttaaacgagtctacgtgacgtaacatgattgttgaaatttatagccagtGGTATActagtattcacacatggcaatttttttaaaattcaagttcaagtttgcgcaccgagcgattgaaagtggtccgttttcgcgtacgttgggtgcgttaagatgaattgatagcttatgcTGCTCCGCCTGTCTAGCTCAGAGTTATGGCTggtcaaatcgtgtttttttcccACCACGACCAGCTAGCTGGCAGCCATCAGGCTATATCAATGGAAGGTGTCTGTTCAGCGAATGAGAAATGCCGCGAACGAGACGGCGATTGctctggtgacgtcatcgagTGATGGCAGGTGGAAATGCCGATGGAACGCCACGACACAGATAAAGAGGGACTTTATGATTAATGAACATTGGTTAGGGACATCAGTAAACATGATAATAAGGGTTGAAAAACATGCACGGACTTTCACtgattttttaaagggactccttgggcatgagatatgttggtttctcatacaaaaatggcttccacgAGGACCGTGACTCCTCAAAGCAATATATGATAATGGTTAAAAGAGAAATACGTGCACAGATTTTCAGGGATTTTAAGAAGTTTTTGATTAAAATGACGAACCACAGGACTCAAATGTTTTGGGTGATAGCATAGTCAGCGGAGCGCTATCCCAGAGCGCTATGAGAGGCTTCTTAAAAATATCTGTGCTGTGGCCACACCCAAAACTTTGGGGGGAAAAATTCCCAAAAAATAcaaaacttcataattttctcCTATTCTATTCCTCTTATTTCAGCTCACGACCGCGAAGCATAAAAAAACGTCTTCCTGCTCGTGAGTCGTCTGTATTAGCACAAATAGCAGACGACGACCACATCAATGTTGTGCACACAGTGAGTGACTAACGGATTCCCGGGCACTGTCTGAGGGGAAACCCTGGATCCCTGCCATGGAGAAGGATAGCAAAATTTCATTACTAAATCAAAGCGTTGCTGAAAGGGTCAGGAAAAAATTCGCAGCCTCGTGAAGAAAGCCTGTCTGATGGGCACTTCGTATCGGAGACCAGCCGAAGACACCGCACAGGGCATAGATACGGCCAGTAAGGAATTGGTTCTAAAGGTTTATCAAAGATATCcgcgggcgccgggccaaatgtccaatttacatgcgaTGTAGAATTTACATACACCCGTTGAAATCCCACACAGTCAGGAGGGCGAGTGAGGCTCGACGGCAATAATCaccgttgacgacgcttggagaatgacatGAATGAGATTGCCCAAAACATAGCAGACGAATTTTTATATTAAGCCTACACACGTTTATGCGTATAATCTGATAATTGTCACTTAAACATGACAAAAGTTGGTGCCTAGAGATAAAGAAGTACCTCGTGATATAGTTAAACTGTGAGTTGATGGGCTAGAACTCCAAAAAGACTGTACTGTAGCCTAGGTCCCAATAAATGGAGACAGCCTATTTTGACATTTCTCAATAAGTACTAAAgtagtagcccccccccccccccacacacacacacacccacaCACACATTTTGTCTCTATCCCGTCTGTTGTCTGTCTAGATCGATCATGAACTTGAATGAAGCTGCTGAAGCTCGAAGACGAAGGGCTCATTCGAGAGTTCTCTGGAATTAATCATTCTGACTTCATTCCATTAGGAGCATTCCCATCTTATAGATGTCATGGCCTTCAGGGTGGATGTTCTCTTCAACAGCTTGAACGATTTCCAGGGAGAGAAAGCCAGTCTTGAACAACAGCTCAATGAAGTCAGAAATAAGAGGCGTGGCCTTGAAGTAACTCTTGAACAATGTAGGTGTGATGAGCTCTCATTCTCAGTCTCAGCAAGTTATTCATAGAACTTCTACCAAATGGAAACATAAAGCTTCATTTGTAATTAttttgagagagagagagagatattTTGTATGGTGTTACGCAAGATATAGATATTGGCTCAATTTCCTGAGCATTTGTTTTGCAGGCAAAGTGAAAGCTCACCAGACCCAGGAGACAAACCAAGCAATGCAAGGTGAGGTGATGAGGCACTCGGCCCTCCTGGTTTGGTATCCTTCCTAGGTTTGAGGGCTTTATCTTTCTGTCCTCGGTGCATTTATGATAGCAGCAGTTTAGACCACTGGACTTCTGTTGCTGTCGATAGCTAGCGGCAACTGAACGTCAAATCCTTTGTTTAGAAAAAttgattgaagtttgaagtaacagtaacaagtgaTGGTAGCTGCTTCGTGAAATCAGGCCAGGGATAATCATTGTCAAATTGCACAAACTGACAAATTTGAAATCTCCATATTTCAGAAGCCTCAAAAGTAGCCCAACACAAGATTGCGCAGATGCTCATGCAGGCTAAAAGGTGGGTATGGAACCAGGATGCCAGTGACATCTAGATTGCTATGCAAAGTTATGCCTTTCGTGTACACTTCTGGATGAAGTCCAGTGCAGTAGTGATGGCTGGCCATTGCTTCTTGGACTCCAAATTTGGTCATCATCATAGGAGTTGGAGACAATTCACGCATCAAATCACTCACTCAATATAATTTTCTTTCACCAGCCTTGAAGATGCCAATGAAAGGGGAAGAACAAAGTTAACGAACCTGAGCACAAAGATTGAAGACAATGTGAAATGCAAGCAAGAGGATGTGTATGTGTCAATCTCACTTCAGAGTTGGAAAAACCCCTTACAAGGCGAGCCATAGATTCGATGGAAACCCATCCGATACATAGTCAATGGCCATACCGATCCCTCTGGTGGCCATCATAACTTTACATGTTGGTGAATGGTCAATGGTTGAGACACTGCAGGAATTCAGCCACTTTGTCTAAGTCGTGaagtacaccacatgaaatgCTCATTGTGACCAAATATACAGCGAGATCTTCTCTCATTCATGTATCCCAGCCTCGATTACTTTGTTTTCTTTCCAGACTCAAATTTGAACAGGAGCTTGAAGACTTGGCCAACAATCTCACGGCAGCCAAGGATACATATGTAAGTGTTGTCTCCATGGTCTCATCATAAATTCTTTACACACCTCAAACGTTGACACAGCTCAATTGTAACACAATTGTACTTCCTCTCTACAGACTGATGAAGTGATAGCAGGAGAAATGCAGAACACTGAAGACGCCAAGATTGGGTCATGTGAGGCTGTCAGTCTCTCACAGAACGAGGTGGAGACCCTCACCAAGATCCTTGACACACTCTCCATGGATGATGACACCAAGTCAACAGAGCCTGTCGTGTCTGCAGATATGCAGAAGATCACTTTGTAAGTTGAGTACATTCAGTTTCCATTTTGAAGCTGTTTGGACGATAAAATTCTGTAAATATCTCGAATTCTGTTCTTCCAGGAATATGCTATCTCAGGAGAGAAAGGCAGCACATGAGGTGACGCCTCAAGTCCACCAGAATCTAGAACAGCTGCGACAAGAGCTCGAGGATCTGGAA includes the following:
- the LOC135495018 gene encoding uncharacterized protein LOC135495018, coding for MAFRVDVLFNSLNDFQGEKASLEQQLNEVRNKRRGLEVTLEQCKVKAHQTQETNQAMQEASKVAQHKIAQMLMQAKSLEDANERGRTKLTNLSTKIEDNVKCKQEDVLKFEQELEDLANNLTAAKDTYTDEVIAGEMQNTEDAKIGSCEAVSLSQNEVETLTKILDTLSMDDDTKSTEPVVSADMQKITLNMLSQERKAAHEVTPQVHQNLEQLRQELEDLEQALPDTSEELQEEVHQDLVATEM